Proteins from a genomic interval of Zingiber officinale cultivar Zhangliang chromosome 1B, Zo_v1.1, whole genome shotgun sequence:
- the LOC121981862 gene encoding UDP-glycosyltransferase 73C10-like — MEEERPRERAPALHFALVPLMTQGHTIPMLDLAHQVALRGVLVSFITTPFNASRIRHTIDLAEARRLPIRFVELPFPVHEAGLPAGCENFDTLPKTELYITFFQACSKLLTRPLELYLEQHRPDVIVSDFCHPWTRGIAERLRVPRLIFYSMCCFALLCTHKIWGHKMLERVDDENEPFAIPGLPEEHVIEMTKAQAPGFFPGPAFVQMDNDVREAEFTADSVIFNTFYDLEPSYVSGYEKAMGKKIWTVGPLLSHSQSVVDMAMRGRKASIDTERCLAWLDAMMPRSVIYVSFGSLTRVAPSQMMEIGLGLEASGHPFIWVIRSKEELSPEVEEWLAGGFEARVRSRALLIRGWAPQAVILPHPAVGGVMTHCGWNTILETITVGLPMISWPHFTDQFFNERLVVQVLKVGVAIGVKVPNFIGMDDIETLVKREQVEERVRTLMDGGPEGEEMRKRAAELAKKAKAAMEEGGSSHSNLTHLIEHFSGIRCK, encoded by the coding sequence ATGGAGGAGGAGCGTCCCCGAGAACGGGCGCCGGCGTTGCACTTCGCCCTGGTTCCCCTGATGACGCAGGGCCACACCATCCCCATGCTCGACCTCGCCCACCAAGTCGCCCTCCGCGGCGTCCTCGTCAGCTTCATCACCACCCCCTTCAACGCTTCTCGCATCCGCCACACGATCGACCTCGCCGAAGCCCGCCGTCTCCCCATCCGCTTCGTCGAGCTCCCCTTCCCAGTCCACGAGGCCGGCCTCCCTGCTGGCTGTGAGAATTTCGACACCCTCCCAAAGACAGAGCTGTACATCACTTTCTTCCAAGCCTGCTCCAAGCTCCTAACCCGCCCGCTCGAGCTCTACCTGGAGCAGCACCGACCCGATGTCATCGTTTCCGACTTCTGCCACCCGTGGACGCGCGGAATAGCTGAGAGACTCAGAGTTCCGCGGCTCATCTTCTATAGCATGTGCTGCTTCGCGCTCCTATGCACCCACAAGATTTGGGGCCACAAGATGTTGGAGAGAGTAGACGACGAGAACGAGCCGTTCGCCATTCCGGGCTTGCCGGAGGAGCACGTAATCGAGATGACGAAGGCCCAGGCGCCGGGGTTCTTCCCTGGCCCTGCTTTCGTGCAGATGGATAACGACGTGCGCGAAGCGGAGTTCACCGCCGACAGCGTGATTTTTAACACTTTCTACGACTTGGAACCTTCCTACGTGTCCGGGTACGAAAAGGCCATGGGGAAGAAGATTTGGACGGTCGGTCCGTTGCTGTCGCACAGTCAGAGCGTCGTCGACATGGCCATGAGGGGGAGGAAGGCGTCCATCGACACGGAGCGATGCTTGGCTTGGCTCGACGCGATGATGCCGCGGTCGGTGATCTACGTCAGCTTCGGGAGCCTCACACGCGTGGCGCCGTCGCAGATGATGGAAATCGGGCTGGGACTGGAGGCGTCAGGGCACCCGTTCATTTGGGTGATCAGGAGCAAGGAGGAGTTATCGCCGGAGGTGGAAGAATGGCTGGCCGGAGGATTCGAGGCGAGAGTTAGATCGAGGGCGCTGTTGATCAGAGGGTGGGCGCCGCAGGCCGTCATCCTGCCTCACCCTGCCGTCGGAGGTGTGATGACGCACTGCGGGTGGAACACGATCTTGGAGACGATCACGGTGGGGCTGCCGATGATCTCGTGGCCTCATTTTACGGACCAGTTCTTTAACGAGAGGCTGGTCGTCCAAGTGCTGAAGGTCGGAGTTGCGATTGGGGTGAAGGTGCCAAATTTCATTGGGATGGATGACATAGAGACGTTGGTGAAGAGGGAGCAGGTGGAGGAGCGGGTGAGGACTCTGATGGATGGAGGACCGGAAGGTGAAGAAATGAGGAAGAGGGCGGCGGAGTTAGCGAAGAAAGCGAAGGCGGCCATGGAAGAAGGGGGTTCGTCCCATTCCAATCTCACTCACCTGATCGAGCATTTCTCGGGGATTAGATGCAAATGA